Proteins co-encoded in one Stomoxys calcitrans chromosome 5, idStoCalc2.1, whole genome shotgun sequence genomic window:
- the LOC106089312 gene encoding lipase 3, protein MQAFSIMKAIFAFSLLIISIVLLTLPQQHEEEKEKITTLERVQKAGYSCEVHDTITKDGYVIRVFRVKNATSSTTNDEDTSKTVPPPAVLLNHGLTSTSDSWAIEGLSNSLAFELVDKGYDVWLGNTRGNRYGINHLNMSSNDAEFWNYSVDEIATIDLPRIIDFILAHTKHSSLHYVGYSQGGTLGFILLSMLPEYNQKFTSITMLAPIVFTKDSSAPLWYLSSLLGFHTPLHSAIGTIALFRPAIVRQLLGFDLCRKGHVSKKYCSFVIFRALGGYSAYFDEAILQDVYSSHPSTCSMHQVMHFMQMHYTNKFCQYNFGPEGNQLRYNRTTPPEYNLTNIKPKFPIHIFYSDYDEHLSKTDAEGLIGIMGNRSVGHFIDVEHFSHIDFIWGSKTREYINQPVAEIMMNAEAFKQNNV, encoded by the exons ATGCAAGCCTTTTCAATAATGAaagcaatttttgcatttagTCTTTTAATAATTTCCATAGTGTTGTTAACGTTACCACAGCAGCATGAGGAGGAGAAAGAGAAAATAACCACG CTGGAACGAGTTCAAAAGGCTGGCTACTCCTGTGAAGTCCATGATACCATAACCAAAGATGGCTATGTCATTAGGGTGTTTCGAGTAAAAAATGCAACTTCATCCACCACAAATGATGAGGATACCTCCAAAACTGTCCCGCCTCCTGCTGTACTCCTTAACCATGGCCTTACAAGTACCTCAGACTCTTGGGCCATTGAGGGCCTCTCAAATTCATTGGCCTTTGAGTTGGTCGATAAGGGCTACGATGTTTGGCTGGGCAATACTCGAGGCAACCGATATGGCATAAACCATTTGAATATGTCCTCAAATGATGCAGAGTTTTGGAATTACTCGGTGGATGAAATTGCCACAATAGATTTGCCTCGAATCATTGATTTTATTTTGGCTCACACAAAACACTCATCGCTACATTATGTGGGCTATTCCCAGGGAGGTACATTGGGCTTTATTTTACTCTCCATGCTGCCAGAATATAATCAAAAATTTACATCCATTACCATGCTGGCGCCCATTGTATTTACAAAAGATTCGAGTGCTCCACTTTGGTATCTATCGAGTCTACTGGGTTTCCATACACCCCTGCATTCTGCCATTGGAACCATAGCACTTTTTCGACCAGCGATTGTACGCCAACTGCTGGGCTTTGACTTGTGCCGAAAAGGTCATGTTAGTAAGAAATATTGTTCTTTCGTTATATTTCGAGCACTTGGAGGATATTCTGCTTATTTTGATGAG GCCATTTTGCAAGATGTCTACAGCTCCCATCCATCAACGTGTTCAATGCATCAGGTTATGCATTTTATGCAAATGCATTACACcaacaaattttgtcaatacAACTTTGGACCAGAAGGCAACCAATTGCGCTATAATCGAACAACACCACCTGAATACAACTTAACAAATATCAAACCAAAATTTCCCATTCATATTTTCTACAGTGATTATGATGAGCATTTATCGAAAACAGACGCCGAAGGATTGATTGGAATAATGGGAAATCGCAGTGTTGGTCATTTTATTGATGTGGAACATTTTTCCCACATCGATTTTATATGGGGTTCCAAAACAAGGGAGTATATTAACCAGCCTGTAGCGGAGATAATGATGAATGCAGAagcttttaaacaaaataatgtTTAG
- the LOC131997960 gene encoding probable chitinase 10 has translation MTARIRRGLVLWDDNQKMTARTRCGLVLWFSGFEGQHLEVGVTVYGRISYAHHMYDVQYIGQSADFINVMAYNYTGEGWTYTIGDDHVRKSASRRIDKDWITYDAPLYGRDDNNVKASIDYWLDNGAPPSKVNLGIAFVGTNVQIEQSLALETRVKSIGPGLRGFYTWETGHMAYIELCRIQQRLQQLKNGSVETDSMHKSTIMQYRNYWWSYESPMSLEAKMDYLAEKNLGGVMVWSLENDDFLGRCGVKFPLLKYISRRLDDNIECTPGRCCIKTTHRLRNCRNHY, from the exons ATGACGGCGCGAATAAGGCGTGGACTGGTGCTGTGG GATGATAATCAGAAGATGACGGCGCGAACTAGGTGTGGTCTGGTGCTGTGGTTTTCAGG atttgagGGACAACATCTTGAGGTAGGTGTCACTGTGTATGGCCGTATCAGCTACGCCCATCATATGTATGATGTACAATATATTGGTCAAAGTGCAGACTTTATAAATGTCATGGCCTACAATTATACAGGTGAAGGTTGGACCTACACCATAGGTGACGATCATG TTCGAAAATCTGCCAGCCGAAGAATTGATAAGGATTGGATAACATATGATGCTCCGCTTTATGGACGAGATGATAATAATGTGAAAGCTTCCATCGATTATTGGTTAGATAATG GAGCTCCTCCATCAAAAGTTAATTTGGGTATAGCTTTTGTTGGCACCAATGTTCAGATAGAACAAAGTCTAGCTCTGGAAACACGTGTCAAATCAATTGGTCCTGGCCTAAGAGGTTTTTACACTTGGGAAACTGGTCACATGGCTTACATTGAGTTATGTCGAATTCAACAGAGGCTGCAACAATTGAAAAATGGTTCTGTGGAGACCGATTCCATGCATAAATCAACTATTATGCAATATCGCAACTATTGGTGGAGTTATGAAAGTCCCATGAGTCTGGAGGCAAAAATGGATTATCTTGCCGAAAAGAACCTGGGAGGTGTAATGGTTTGGTCCTTGGAGAATGATGATTTTCTTGGAAGATGTGGCGTCAAGTTCCCATTACTTAAGTATATCTCAAGAAGATTGGATGATAACATCGAGTGCACACCGGGAAGATGTTGTATAAAAACAACCCATCGTTTACGGAATTGCCGCAATCACTATTAG